The genomic DNA GTCATCACGTGGTGGACCCCTCCGAGCTCCTAGTGATCCCCGATGAGATTTCGGATCACCGGGCACTGCTAACCGGTGCCGCAGAAACAGCCATCAACATCCTGTGGCAACAGCCTCCACGCTATGCGGATCGCATCGCGATTGTAGGGGCCGGCATGATTGGTGCCACCACGGCGCTGCTGGCCTCCAAATTTCCGCTAGAGCGTCTCGAAGTGCTTGAAACCAACCCGGCACGGCGCGAGTTGATCAGCAGCTGGGGCATCACCGCCGTAGCGCCCGAAGAGGCATCAGCCGACTGCGATCTCGCCATTCACGTCTCCGGTCACGAAGCAGGCCTGGCCAGAGCACTTGAGATCACCGGGGATGATGGCACCGTCATCGAAGCGTCTTGGTACGGTGAAAACGCACCCGCCGTCCCACTGGGCGCCGATTTTCACGCCCGTCGGCTCAACATTGTCGCGAGCCAGGTCGGCCAAGTTGCCGTTGGGCATCGGCACCGCCGGACCACGCAACAGCGTCAGCGAGCTGGGCTCGAGTCACTAACCGACCCACGATTTGAGAATCTCATCTCCGGGGTCTCTGCCTGGCACGAACTGCCCGCAGTCATGGACGCCGTGACCCAACCCGGTGAGTTTGCCGCCGCAACCTTATGCCATGTTTTTACCTACCACGACATAGAAAGAGGAATACCGGATGTTTAGTCTGACCGTCAACGACTACGTGATGATTGCTCACAGCCTGCCCAACGAATTCTTCGGCCCGGCCCAACAATTGCACGGCGCCACCCTGACCGTGGAAGCGACCTTCACCCGGCCGCAACTCGATGAGCACTCCGTGGTTCTTGATATCGGACACGCCACCCAACTGCTAGATGATACACTCGAGCCGCTACGCTATGCCGATCTCGACTCGCACCCAGACTTCAAAGGACGGCTATCCACCTCGGAAGTCATCGCCCAGTATGTCGGCGATAAACTAGCTGACAACCTGGCAGATTTGCCCGAAGTCGGAGTATCGGTGACCATCCACGAAAACCCGCGGGCTCGCGTGAGCTACACCGTGCCCGACCGTCAATAATGTTCCATCTGGTCGAACCGCAGCTTGGCAGAATCAGCGGAGGGTTACGCTACAACCACGCCGTGATAGATGCCGCAGCCGGTAAGATTCAGCGTCACGAATTACCCGGCGCCTGGCCCCAGCCGACCCGAGCAGATGTGCAGGCCCTAACCGACCTTCTGCGTCGGCTCGACGGACCCGTGTTGCTCGACGGTTTGATCGGGTGTGCTCTGGACGCACCCGTCTGCGCAGACGTGCCCATAGTTCAACTTGTGCACGCGCTGGCCGAATCCCCAACGGCCACCCGCCGCGAAGGGAACTGTCTGAAGGCAGCTGACGCGGTCGTGGCCACGAGCCACTTCGCAGCTGAGGCACTGCAAGAACGCCACGACATTGACGTGGTGGTGGCTGCCCCGGGAGTCGAACCCCGACCGGTGGCCACCGGCAGCAAGGGCCGCCATTTCATCAGTGTGGGCGGGATCGAACCCAATAAAAACCAGCGTTTCCTGGCACACGTGCTTGGACAACTCGATGCGCTGGGGTTCACCGCCTGGCACTGCACATTTGCCGGGCCAGCCACCGATGCCGCTTATGCCGCTGGCCTGCGCCGCGATCTGGCGCAACTGCCCGGATCGCGGACCACCCTGGCTGGTGAGTTAGATGCGGACGCGCTCGCAGCACTGTACGACACCGCTGACCTGTTGGTGTTCCCGTCGCGGGCTGAAACGTTTGGGCTCGTGGTTCGCGAAGCCACCGCAGCGGGGATCCCGGCTTTCGTTACCGCTGGGACCGGTGCTGAAGAGGCGCTCGGGGGTGGGGCCGCGCTGGCGCTCGAAGAGACCGCGTGGGTCGAAGCGCTACGACGGTGGCTGACCGAGCCCAGCCTGCGCGAAACATTTCAGGCAGACGCGCGAGTGGCCCGCCAGCGCTTATCGTATGGCTGGCAGGCCACTGCAAACACCGTTCTGGACGTGTTGGAGTCCGTGCGCTCAGGCTGAAGGTTGAGCTTCGGCAACCACGTCCGCGTTCTGGACGCCGCGGAGTTGAGCGGGCATTTGCGCGGAGTGTTCCCGGGCTGCGGGGCTGAGCATGTACTCGGTGCAGACATCCTGCCCGAAAATGTAGCGCCGGAACGGGTACCGCAGGGCCTTGCTCATCTGCCCGGAGCCTTCGAACCGGATGCCGGGCACGCCGTCACCGATCAGCACCGGTGCTTTCGTCAGAAACAGGCGGTCTAACGCCTCGGCTGATAAGAACTCGGACACTGTCTGTCCGCCGCCTTCAATCAAGATCGAACCGGACACGTGCTTGCGAATCAGCGCAATCACCGCGTGCGGATCAATCTTGTCAGCAGATGATTGCGGCAGCTGGGCTACGGTGACGTGGTCAGCCAGTTGCTCGTTGATCTGCACATCAGCGCCGACCAACCATAAAGTTGGCGCATCGTCGGACTGCAGCACGGTGGAGTCCCGTGGCACGCGTGCGCGGGGATCAAGAACTACGCGCACTGGGTTCTCACCTTCCACTGCCCGCACCGTCAGCTGCGGATTATCTGCCGCGACGGTGCCGACACCGACCAGGACAGCGCCCACTGCTGCACGCATACAATGCAGGTGACGACGATCGAGCTCACCCGAGACGAACTCGGCATCCCCGGTGCGGGCAGCAATAAAGCCGTCTTCGCTTTGGGCCAGTTGCGCGATGACTTCATCGTGGGTCGCAATGGTCTTGTAGACATCCAGTTCCAGAGAATGATCCAACTCCGGATGCCCGTTGGGCACGTCGTGGTTCATCCGCTGGCGTTTGCTCTGCAAATAGGCGCTGTTTTCGGGCCGATCGGGCAGTTGCAAATTGAGGCGCTGCACGACGGTAATGCCGTGTTCGGTCAGCGCATCTGACTTGGCAGGATTCGAAGATAATAACCGGATACGCTGGGTGCCCAGGTGCCGAAGCATTTCGGCTGCGACTCGATAGTCCCTGGCGTCATCCGGCAGCCCGAGTGCACGATTCGCTTCGACGGTATCCAACCCTTCGGTATCCTGCAGTGCGTAGGCCCGAAGCTTATTATCCAACCCGATGCCCCGGCCCTCTTGGCCACGCAAATACAACAAGATGCCAGCACCCGCCGAAGAAATAGCCTGCAGCGCTGCCTCCAGCTGATCACCGCAGTCGCACCGATGTGAACCCAGCACATCTCCGGTGAGGCATTCGCTGTGCATCCGCACAAGCGGTGCATCAGAGCTAGCAGGATCACCCATCGTCATCGCAACATGAGTGACCCCGTTGAATGTATAGGCACGTAACGTGAAGGTGCCGTGATCGGTTGGAAGTGAACTTGGCGGTCCAACCATCAGTTCCGCGCTCGTGTTATCAGTCTGCTGTAGGTCCATGGGTCAAGTGTAGGAAGTTCATCTGACAATTGGCCATGCTTCGGGGCCTTGTTGGCGCAGGGACGCCGGAGCATAGGGAGCGACACCTTCTGCCGCAAAACGCGCTATGTAATGCTTCGACGGAATGTGCGCTCAATAGGGAAAGCGGCAGTGCAACTTTTGCTCACCTCCGGCTCTTTCAACGCTGGGCCCAGTGAACTATCCCAGAACACATTCGCGATACTGTTCTGTGCAGGGATAACTACAGACACGACAGAAGAATTGATCGATAAGGGAGTCGTCGGAGGCCATGCCAAAGCAGCAGTTTGATCATCAATCAACACAGCAGGAAGTCTCAACCGGAACAATTCTGGTCGAGATTGAAGATCACATCGGACATGTGATCATCAACAACCCGAAACGTAAGAATGCATTCAACCTTCAGATGTGCCGCCAAATGGTTCAAGCGATGTACACGCTCGATAACGACCCCGCTGTGAAGGTTATTTCAATCCGTGGTGCCGAGGGGAATTTCTCGGCGGGTGCAAACCTGAAGGATCTTGATAGCGTGCTGTTCTCCGGAGCTACTGCGCACGATGATGGTGTCGATGAACTGAGCCTGGCGGATCGAGCTATCTCAAGTGTCAGAAAACCAACGTTCGCTTTCGTAGAAGGTATCTGTATGGGCGGTGGCTGGCAAATCGCTGCTGCTGCAGACGTAGTGGTTGCCTCGAGTAACACTCGGATAGCGATCACCCCATCAAAGCTTGGCATTATCTATCCACGCTCCGGTTTGGAACGCCTCAAACGACAGGTAGGAGAAAAGCGGGCAAACTTCCTCCTGATGACAGCCGACGAGGTCACCGTAGAGCAAGCCGAAAACTGGAACCTCGTCTCCACCGCGGTACCCGCAGACGAATTCGAACTAAGACGTGAAGAAATCCTGCAGACTGTCGTGGCGCGTTCTCAATTTTCGACTGTTTCAATGAAACGCTTGATGAAGCAGGAGAACGAACCCGAATACGAGGAGCTATGGTCAGAAATCTGGCATGATTTCAGAGTGGGTGAGGATCTGGCAGCCGGCCGTGCAGCTTTTGCCAAGCGCCAGAGTCCGAGCTTCACATGGACTCTCGAGCAACACCGATAAGACAGGCATGAAGTTATGGGCGGTCACCTCGAAGGGTCGAGACCGCCCATAACTCCTACAGAACGCGCAGCAGATGCACAGGGTGGGAGGGCTTAACCTCCAAAGACCTCTTCGATTCGAGTGTCCCCATCAACGAAATCCACGATGGTGCGGATGCTGGCATCTGCCCCGAGTGCTGCGACGATAGCCTGGGCAACGTTGCCGCGCGAGGTGTCGCGGCTTTCATCTTCGCCGAGCTCTTCATCGGTTTGACGCCCCAGGCGACGGATCATGCCGAAGGGTTCGTCATCGGTCAGCGCGCCAGGGCCCAGAATCGTCCAGTCCAAATCGGAATCCATCAGATGCTCATCAGCAAGCGCCTTGGACTGGGCGTAAGGATAAAACGCGTGATCTTCGGGCACCCCGTGATCTAGCGAAGAACCCAGGTAGGAGATCATGATGTAGCGCATCGCTCCTGCCCCTTGGGCTGCGTCGATGGAGGCGATGGCTGCATCACGGTCCACGGCATAGGTGCGGTCTGGGTTGCCACCACCGGCCCCGGCTGCCCATACCACTGCATCGTGGTCGGCGAGTACGCCAGCAAAGTCATCCTGGGTAGCGGTTTCGACGTCAAACACCTGGGGCGTGGCGCCTAATTCTTTAATTCGGTCTTCTTGCTCGGGTTTCCGAATGATCGAGGTGACCGTGTGGCCCGCCTCGATCAATAGTGGGGTTGCCAGCTGAGCGATTTTTCCGTGGCCACCTATGATGATCACTTTTGCCATGGTGTACTTCCTCCAAGTGCGGCACTCTGGGTGCTGCGAATAGAGCGGGTAATGGGTCTCTTCTGATGCAACGTGGGGTTACAGTTCACGTATTCCGGAGTGGAATTGGTACCTTATACTGGTTAGTGCTGCCCACAGGTCAATGGCGACTGGGCTGAACCTACATTTTTTCAGTCAAGGAGCTTTCCTGTATGAACTACCCCCATAATAGTAACGGCCAGCGGAAATCTGCAGGTCACGTCATCGTCGATACGCTGGTTGCCCACGGCGTCGAGCGCGTCTATAGCGTGCCTGGTGAATCATTCTTAGATGTTCTCGACGGACTCGCCGATTCCCCAATCCAAAACATTGTGTGCCGTCACGAGGGTGGCGCCACTTACATGGCCGAGGCCGAGGGGAAGCTTCACCAAACACCCGGTGTGGCCATGGTAACCCGTGGCCCCGGTGCTGCCAATGCTCACGTTGCGCTGCACACCGCTTGGCAGGACTCAACGGCCATGGTGCTGTTTGTGGGGTTGATTCCTTTCGAACACCGCGAAAAAGAAGCCTTCCAAGAATTCGACCCACACGCCTGGTTCGGCACTGGAACCAAACGCGTCATGGTGCTCGACCACGCCGATCGAGCTTCGGAAATCGTGGCAGAGGCGATGTTTGCCGCGGCTTCGGGACGTCCCGGCCCGGTAGTTGTCGGTCTGCCCGAAGACATCATTCAGCAAGAAATTGATGCCCGGTTGCACCCGAAGATTCCGGTCGCCGGGGGCGGTATGACCGTCGACGATTGGAAACAGCTGCGCGAGGCGCTGCTTGAATCTGAGAAACCACTGTTCATTACCGGTGGTAACGACTGGACGCATGAAGCCTCCACACAGCTAAGCGAATGGTTGGAAGAGCACAAGATCGCCGGCGCGGTTGAGTGGCGTACCCAGGGAACCATCCCGTTCGATTCGCCCTCCTATGTTGGGCCCATGGGGTATGGCCGTCCGAAACCAACCTATGACCTCTTAGAAGAAACCGACCTAATTGTGTTCGTCGGGACGGTTCCCGGCGATACGGTCACCGACGGGTTCACGATCCGACAGAACTGGGATAAGAAAAACTTCCTGGTCACCATCGACCCGGCCCTACGCGGGCGCTCGGGTCCGGTCTCCCACCAGATCGTGGCCAAACCGGCCGACTTCGTGCGCGACCTGGTCCGCATGGAGCTGCCGAATAAACCAGAGTGGCAAGCTTGGACCGCCAAGATGCGGTGCCAGCAAGAAGAATTCGCGGCACTCCCAACAGAAAATATCGACGAAGGGCCAGCATCCATGGATGCGATGATGGCCAAGCTCGTCCCAACCTTGCCGTATGACGCGATGGTCACCTTCGGCGCCGGCGAGCACACCAACTGGGTGCACCGGTACTTCCCAACCCACCACTACGCGTCGTTGATTTCCGCGCGCAACGGCTCCATGGGGTACTCGATCCCCTCTGCGGTGACTGTCTCGCTCGACAACCCGGGCAAACGCGTCGTGACCGTTGCCGGGGACGGCGAATTCTTGATGAACGGTCAAGAACTTGCCACCGCGGCACAATACGGTGCCACCCCGCTCGTCATCGTGATGGATAACCAAGAGTACGGCACGATCCGTACCCACCAGGAGCGCGACTACCCGGGCCGGGTGTCCGGCACACAGTTGAAGAACCCTGATTTCGCGGCCATGGCCGATGCGTTTGGCGGGTACGGTGTCCGAGTCACCGATAACTCCCAGATCTCGGATGCGCTTGAGGCGTGCTACAACGCGATCGATAACGAGGGCAAGTTCGCGCTGATCCACCTGATCGTGGAGCAGCGCAAACAGGCGTACTAGACGACGCGAACGTGAAACGTCACGTCTGATGAGAATGCGGGAGTCAGCATGTGCTGGCTCCCGCATTTGTTCTTGCTCAAGAAATTATTTCTTGACGGTGAGTAGTCGCTTATTGACGAATTCGTCCATGCCCACCGGACCGAGTTCGCGCCCGTAACCGGAGCGTTTCACCCCACCGAAGGGTACTTCGGCGGATTCTTCGGGAGAGGTGTTGGAGCCAACCATCCCGGCTTCCAACTGCTCTGCGAATTGTCGTGCTCTTTCGTCATCCGTGGCAAATACTGCAGACCCGAGCCCGTACTGGGTATCATTGGCCAACCGCAACGCTTCCTCGTCAGAATCCACCCGAAAAATGTTAATGACCGGGCCAAAGAACTCCTCGTAATAGATCTCTGAACCCTGCGGGACATCCGTCAGCACTGTCGGCTGCACGTAGAAGCCCGGCAGGTCGGCTCGATCCCCGCCGACATGAATTGTCGCGCCGGCGTCTTTGGCTCGACGAATTTGGTCTACCAATTGTTCCGCCGCTTTTTCGGATGACAATGGTGCATAGCTGTCGTCCGAAAGCTGACTTGGGTCGCCGGGCTTGAGATCGGAAGCAAGCTTGACCATTTCGGCCAAGAAATCGTCATAAATATCCGACATGACGATAATGCGTTTATTTGAATTACAGGCCTGCCCCGTATTTTCCATCCGCACCGCAAAAGCCTGTTGGGCTGCGGCCTTCACATCGTCGGTACTCAAAATCACGTACGGATCTGAACCGCCCAGCTCTAAAACAGCCTTTTTCAAGTGCTTGCCAGCCTGTTCTGCAATAGCTGCCCCGGCGCGCTCAGAACCGGTGAGTGATATCCCTTGGATGTGCGGATGTGCAATGAACTGGGAAATTTGGTCGTGGGTTGCAAAGACGTTCTGATAGACGCCCTCGGGGATACCGGCCTCATCCATCATCCGCTGCATCGCCAGCGCCGACTCAGGACACGACTCGGCATGTTTTAAGATGATGGTGTTGCCTAACACCAAGTTGGGTGCCGCGAAGCGAGCGATCTGATAGTACGGAAAATTCCACGGCATAATGCCCAGCAACGGCCCGATGGGGCGACGCTGAATATAGGATACGGTCTCGTCATCCTCACTGACTTTCTGGTCGGCTGCCAAACGGGGGCCGTTGGTTGCGTAGTAACGGAAGATCTCGGCGCTGAACTCCGTCTCGTCTTTCGCCTCGGTCAGCGGTTTGCCCATATCCTTGGTCATTATCGCCGCAAGCTCGTCGGCATGCTCTTCCAGCAGGTCAGCAAGCCGGGCGACTTTGGCGGCACGCTCGTCGATGCTGAGAGCGCGCCAGGACGAAAAAGCGTCTCGAGACTTCT from Enteractinococcus fodinae includes the following:
- a CDS encoding zinc-dependent alcohol dehydrogenase → MAWQYWTESPRQGRWRQVDTPTIDTQHQVRIRTTASAISKGTETLVHNGQVPPNIAALMRAPHQLGDFSYPVSYGYLGVGIVDQGPDEWLDKRVFGLLPHHSHHVVDPSELLVIPDEISDHRALLTGAAETAINILWQQPPRYADRIAIVGAGMIGATTALLASKFPLERLEVLETNPARRELISSWGITAVAPEEASADCDLAIHVSGHEAGLARALEITGDDGTVIEASWYGENAPAVPLGADFHARRLNIVASQVGQVAVGHRHRRTTQQRQRAGLESLTDPRFENLISGVSAWHELPAVMDAVTQPGEFAAATLCHVFTYHDIERGIPDV
- a CDS encoding 6-pyruvoyl trahydropterin synthase family protein, with amino-acid sequence MFSLTVNDYVMIAHSLPNEFFGPAQQLHGATLTVEATFTRPQLDEHSVVLDIGHATQLLDDTLEPLRYADLDSHPDFKGRLSTSEVIAQYVGDKLADNLADLPEVGVSVTIHENPRARVSYTVPDRQ
- a CDS encoding glycosyltransferase family 4 protein — its product is MFHLVEPQLGRISGGLRYNHAVIDAAAGKIQRHELPGAWPQPTRADVQALTDLLRRLDGPVLLDGLIGCALDAPVCADVPIVQLVHALAESPTATRREGNCLKAADAVVATSHFAAEALQERHDIDVVVAAPGVEPRPVATGSKGRHFISVGGIEPNKNQRFLAHVLGQLDALGFTAWHCTFAGPATDAAYAAGLRRDLAQLPGSRTTLAGELDADALAALYDTADLLVFPSRAETFGLVVREATAAGIPAFVTAGTGAEEALGGGAALALEETAWVEALRRWLTEPSLRETFQADARVARQRLSYGWQATANTVLDVLESVRSG
- the ribA gene encoding GTP cyclohydrolase II RibA, whose product is MDLQQTDNTSAELMVGPPSSLPTDHGTFTLRAYTFNGVTHVAMTMGDPASSDAPLVRMHSECLTGDVLGSHRCDCGDQLEAALQAISSAGAGILLYLRGQEGRGIGLDNKLRAYALQDTEGLDTVEANRALGLPDDARDYRVAAEMLRHLGTQRIRLLSSNPAKSDALTEHGITVVQRLNLQLPDRPENSAYLQSKRQRMNHDVPNGHPELDHSLELDVYKTIATHDEVIAQLAQSEDGFIAARTGDAEFVSGELDRRHLHCMRAAVGAVLVGVGTVAADNPQLTVRAVEGENPVRVVLDPRARVPRDSTVLQSDDAPTLWLVGADVQINEQLADHVTVAQLPQSSADKIDPHAVIALIRKHVSGSILIEGGGQTVSEFLSAEALDRLFLTKAPVLIGDGVPGIRFEGSGQMSKALRYPFRRYIFGQDVCTEYMLSPAAREHSAQMPAQLRGVQNADVVAEAQPSA
- a CDS encoding enoyl-CoA hydratase/isomerase family protein, which codes for MPKQQFDHQSTQQEVSTGTILVEIEDHIGHVIINNPKRKNAFNLQMCRQMVQAMYTLDNDPAVKVISIRGAEGNFSAGANLKDLDSVLFSGATAHDDGVDELSLADRAISSVRKPTFAFVEGICMGGGWQIAAAADVVVASSNTRIAITPSKLGIIYPRSGLERLKRQVGEKRANFLLMTADEVTVEQAENWNLVSTAVPADEFELRREEILQTVVARSQFSTVSMKRLMKQENEPEYEELWSEIWHDFRVGEDLAAGRAAFAKRQSPSFTWTLEQHR
- a CDS encoding NAD(P)-dependent oxidoreductase, whose product is MAKVIIIGGHGKIAQLATPLLIEAGHTVTSIIRKPEQEDRIKELGATPQVFDVETATQDDFAGVLADHDAVVWAAGAGGGNPDRTYAVDRDAAIASIDAAQGAGAMRYIMISYLGSSLDHGVPEDHAFYPYAQSKALADEHLMDSDLDWTILGPGALTDDEPFGMIRRLGRQTDEELGEDESRDTSRGNVAQAIVAALGADASIRTIVDFVDGDTRIEEVFGG
- a CDS encoding thiamine pyrophosphate-dependent enzyme, giving the protein MNYPHNSNGQRKSAGHVIVDTLVAHGVERVYSVPGESFLDVLDGLADSPIQNIVCRHEGGATYMAEAEGKLHQTPGVAMVTRGPGAANAHVALHTAWQDSTAMVLFVGLIPFEHREKEAFQEFDPHAWFGTGTKRVMVLDHADRASEIVAEAMFAAASGRPGPVVVGLPEDIIQQEIDARLHPKIPVAGGGMTVDDWKQLREALLESEKPLFITGGNDWTHEASTQLSEWLEEHKIAGAVEWRTQGTIPFDSPSYVGPMGYGRPKPTYDLLEETDLIVFVGTVPGDTVTDGFTIRQNWDKKNFLVTIDPALRGRSGPVSHQIVAKPADFVRDLVRMELPNKPEWQAWTAKMRCQQEEFAALPTENIDEGPASMDAMMAKLVPTLPYDAMVTFGAGEHTNWVHRYFPTHHYASLISARNGSMGYSIPSAVTVSLDNPGKRVVTVAGDGEFLMNGQELATAAQYGATPLVIVMDNQEYGTIRTHQERDYPGRVSGTQLKNPDFAAMADAFGGYGVRVTDNSQISDALEACYNAIDNEGKFALIHLIVEQRKQAY
- a CDS encoding NAD-dependent succinate-semialdehyde dehydrogenase, with the translated sequence MVTSNVFQTINPATGEVVAEHPTITDADVDRLVQKSRDAFSSWRALSIDERAAKVARLADLLEEHADELAAIMTKDMGKPLTEAKDETEFSAEIFRYYATNGPRLAADQKVSEDDETVSYIQRRPIGPLLGIMPWNFPYYQIARFAAPNLVLGNTIILKHAESCPESALAMQRMMDEAGIPEGVYQNVFATHDQISQFIAHPHIQGISLTGSERAGAAIAEQAGKHLKKAVLELGGSDPYVILSTDDVKAAAQQAFAVRMENTGQACNSNKRIIVMSDIYDDFLAEMVKLASDLKPGDPSQLSDDSYAPLSSEKAAEQLVDQIRRAKDAGATIHVGGDRADLPGFYVQPTVLTDVPQGSEIYYEEFFGPVINIFRVDSDEEALRLANDTQYGLGSAVFATDDERARQFAEQLEAGMVGSNTSPEESAEVPFGGVKRSGYGRELGPVGMDEFVNKRLLTVKK